The following coding sequences are from one Roseburia hominis A2-183 window:
- a CDS encoding CCA tRNA nucleotidyltransferase codes for MDKNAKISLPAKVARILNTLGEHGYEAYAVGGCVRDSLLGRTPQDWDITTSARPEQVKALFRHTIDTGIQHGTVTVMLEHEGFEVTTYRIDGEYEDARHPKEVAFTANLLEDLKRRDFTINAMAYNEVTGLVDAFDGIGDLERGVIRCVGNAMERFSEDALRMLRAVRFAAQLGFSIEQETQEAIAGLAGNIKKVSAERIQVELVKLLTSPNPGELKVAYRMGLTAVFLPEFDVMMETPQNNPHHCCSVGEHTLKAIEAVPADKVLRLTMLLHDIAKPACRTTDKKGVDHFYGHPVRGSEMARGILRRLKFDNDTTDRVCRLVHWHDDNPELSGKAVRRAVHRIGVEQYPALFAVKRADILAQSGYRRAEKLAYVDAYEQLYRECMEKKECLTIRQLAVSGQDLIAAGMQPGKQIGEMLNELLERVLEDPGLNTKEQLLKIVTGKISDQNRS; via the coding sequence GTGGATAAAAATGCAAAGATCAGCCTGCCTGCGAAGGTTGCGAGGATTCTGAATACCTTAGGCGAGCACGGATATGAAGCGTATGCGGTCGGAGGCTGCGTGCGCGATTCCCTGCTCGGGAGAACGCCGCAGGACTGGGACATTACGACCTCGGCGAGACCGGAGCAGGTCAAGGCTCTTTTCCGGCACACGATTGATACCGGGATCCAGCATGGGACGGTGACGGTCATGCTGGAGCATGAGGGATTCGAGGTCACAACCTACCGGATTGACGGAGAATACGAGGATGCGAGGCATCCAAAGGAAGTAGCGTTTACCGCGAATCTTCTGGAGGATCTGAAACGCCGCGATTTTACGATCAATGCGATGGCCTACAATGAAGTGACCGGACTGGTGGATGCCTTTGACGGAATCGGCGATCTGGAGAGAGGCGTGATCCGCTGTGTGGGAAATGCCATGGAGCGGTTTTCGGAGGATGCCCTTCGCATGCTCCGGGCGGTCCGTTTTGCGGCGCAGCTTGGTTTTTCGATTGAACAGGAGACACAGGAAGCCATTGCCGGACTGGCGGGCAATATAAAAAAGGTCAGTGCGGAACGGATTCAGGTCGAACTGGTAAAGCTTTTGACTTCGCCGAATCCGGGAGAGCTGAAAGTGGCATATCGCATGGGACTTACGGCTGTTTTTCTGCCGGAGTTTGACGTGATGATGGAGACGCCGCAGAACAATCCGCATCACTGCTGCAGTGTGGGAGAACATACGCTAAAGGCGATCGAAGCGGTGCCGGCGGATAAGGTGCTCCGGCTTACGATGCTGCTGCATGACATTGCAAAGCCTGCCTGCAGGACGACGGACAAAAAAGGTGTGGATCATTTTTACGGACATCCGGTGCGCGGAAGCGAGATGGCGCGTGGAATTCTGCGCCGGCTGAAGTTCGACAACGATACCACCGACCGGGTGTGCCGGCTGGTGCACTGGCACGATGATAATCCGGAGCTTTCCGGGAAGGCGGTCCGCAGGGCGGTGCACAGGATCGGCGTGGAACAGTATCCGGCATTGTTTGCGGTCAAGCGCGCGGATATTCTGGCGCAGAGCGGGTACCGGCGCGCGGAAAAGCTGGCGTATGTGGACGCATATGAACAGCTGTATCGGGAGTGCATGGAGAAAAAAGAGTGTCTTACGATCCGGCAACTGGCGGTTTCCGGTCAGGATCTGATTGCAGCCGGAATGCAGCCGGGAAAGCAGATCGGGGAGATGCTGAATGAACTGCTGGAACGGGTACTGGAAGATCCCGGGCTGAATACGAAGGAACAATTATTAAAAATTGTGACAGGAAAGATTTCTGATCAAAACAGGTCATGA
- a CDS encoding CotS family spore coat protein produces MYNRPEQVLEQYDLEVRAVSKGRESYICDTTQGQLLLKEYKGSAERAEFLSAILGHLGGQGLLTEQVVRTKEDAPIAVAEDETKYMVLTAVSGSECDTRNRADMIAGAEKLAMLHNAAETYSETVPEFVCNDPNELQELYEKHNRELVKVRNYIRSKKKKNDFEVLFYGQYERFMEKARQVAQELSAMGQGGQSAGFCHGDYNQHNILFSKTGIGIVHFECFSYQIQVSDLANYMRKMLEKNNWNTGLGMDLICAYDHVRRLTAVELNYLYLYMAYPEKFWKIANRYYNTHKAWVSGRNIEKLEKFIRQEDERERFLEMMRHFTLQPPAS; encoded by the coding sequence GTGTATAATCGACCGGAGCAGGTATTGGAGCAGTACGACCTGGAAGTGAGAGCGGTTTCCAAAGGGCGTGAAAGTTATATTTGTGATACAACACAGGGGCAGTTACTTTTAAAAGAATACAAAGGCTCGGCGGAGCGGGCAGAGTTTCTCTCTGCCATACTCGGGCATCTGGGTGGACAGGGACTCTTAACGGAGCAGGTCGTGCGGACGAAGGAGGACGCCCCGATTGCCGTCGCGGAGGATGAGACAAAGTATATGGTATTGACGGCTGTTTCCGGGAGCGAGTGTGACACCAGAAACCGGGCGGACATGATCGCGGGGGCGGAGAAACTGGCAATGCTGCACAATGCGGCGGAAACTTATTCGGAGACGGTTCCGGAGTTTGTCTGCAACGACCCGAATGAACTGCAGGAACTGTATGAGAAGCATAACCGGGAACTGGTCAAAGTCCGGAATTACATACGGTCCAAGAAGAAAAAGAATGATTTTGAAGTGCTCTTTTACGGGCAGTATGAGCGCTTTATGGAAAAAGCAAGGCAGGTGGCACAGGAACTTTCGGCGATGGGACAGGGCGGGCAGAGCGCCGGGTTTTGTCACGGCGATTATAACCAGCACAATATTCTGTTTTCCAAAACCGGAATCGGCATTGTCCATTTTGAGTGCTTTTCCTACCAGATACAGGTCAGCGATCTGGCGAACTACATGCGGAAAATGCTGGAAAAAAACAACTGGAACACCGGACTTGGCATGGATCTCATCTGTGCGTATGACCATGTGCGCCGGCTGACTGCCGTGGAACTAAACTATCTGTATCTGTATATGGCATATCCGGAAAAATTCTGGAAAATTGCGAACCGCTACTATAACACACACAAGGCATGGGTGTCCGGACGCAATATTGAAAAGCTGGAAAAATTCATACGGCAGGAGGATGAGCGGGAACGATTCCTGGAAATGATGCGCCATTTCACCTTGCAGCCGCCCGCGTCCTGA